In Symmachiella dynata, the following are encoded in one genomic region:
- the treZ gene encoding malto-oligosyltrehalose trehalohydrolase — MNTPSQYDCPVLTNQILATDLDGTLIPLSDNPQNTADLPQLAAQLQSHHVTLIFITGRHFASAQSAIKQHQLPQPDWLICDVGTSIFHRQPDGALQTVDAYADHLGEIVAKMPIDELKQHLSTIDGLRLQESEKQGPFKLSYYADAAQLDPLVEQIRKQLSQTAAPYSIIHSVDPFNGDGLIDLLPSGVSKAHALAWWVEQNDLHQDAIVFAGDSGNDLAALTAGYRAIVVGNADRAVAQQAYAAHRAAGWENRLYLATHPATSGVREGCRWFGLVDREEALPQKLGATPIGDQSTHFRVWAPDRSRVEVEVDNGQTTITHALQLDETGYFTGIVPEAAANARYQYRLDGGSVRPDPASRYQPEGVHGPSQIINPRAFPWTDQNWPGVDKRDLVIYELHIGAFTQAGDFQAATAQLPELSALGVTAVEVMPVAQTPGQWNWGYDGVNLFAVRNTYGAPDDFKHFIDACHAAGMAVILDVVYNHVGPEGNYLTEFGPYASTKHHTPWGDAFNYDEPGSGPVRQFVIDNALFWLQEYHLDGLRLDAAHFIKDDSRPAIVDELRRDVSRFAETVNRTIHLIAETNVFDQESLNDQVDRLAFDGVWCDCLMHAIYAHALPDLRIAHREYLAGDLAEALQHGFVYFGRDEKRIEASQRQDLSRNAQGKSYIESFIIGLQTHDSVGNHPQGQRIHQLTSKAFQKAAAALTLLYPGIPIIFMGEEFAIDAPFPFFVDFEDATLKQAVDSGRAREFPQHVWGDFLLPSQSDTFYQAKHDVPDRRDEEMFAWYRDLIALRKQGLADGWLSADRMTAGYDPQADIFFLRFRQDSATEIIVQTRLTGPSKSPGEAVTIPTEGTVLLSSAELPQTDDKNITLHPNQVVISKN, encoded by the coding sequence ATGAATACCCCCTCGCAGTACGACTGCCCCGTTTTGACAAATCAAATCTTGGCGACCGATCTTGACGGCACGCTGATTCCACTCTCTGACAATCCTCAAAATACCGCCGACTTGCCCCAGTTGGCGGCGCAATTGCAGAGTCATCACGTCACATTGATTTTTATCACAGGTCGGCATTTTGCATCTGCTCAATCGGCGATCAAACAGCACCAGTTGCCACAACCAGACTGGCTGATTTGCGATGTGGGAACGTCAATCTTCCATCGGCAACCCGACGGCGCTTTGCAGACGGTCGATGCTTATGCGGATCACCTCGGCGAGATCGTCGCTAAAATGCCGATCGATGAATTGAAGCAGCATCTCTCCACGATCGACGGGTTGCGTCTGCAGGAATCAGAAAAACAGGGACCGTTCAAGCTCAGTTACTACGCCGATGCCGCGCAGCTGGACCCGTTGGTCGAGCAAATCCGAAAGCAACTGTCGCAAACCGCCGCACCCTATTCGATCATCCACAGCGTCGACCCTTTCAATGGGGATGGCTTAATCGACCTACTCCCCAGCGGGGTGTCCAAGGCGCACGCTTTAGCTTGGTGGGTCGAGCAGAATGATTTGCACCAGGATGCAATTGTCTTTGCGGGCGATTCGGGAAATGATCTCGCAGCACTAACCGCCGGTTACCGGGCGATCGTCGTCGGGAATGCGGATCGTGCAGTCGCGCAACAGGCGTATGCGGCGCATCGTGCTGCCGGTTGGGAAAACCGGTTGTATCTTGCGACCCATCCAGCCACCAGCGGGGTCAGAGAAGGATGCCGTTGGTTTGGATTGGTGGATCGCGAGGAAGCATTGCCCCAAAAATTGGGAGCCACTCCCATAGGAGATCAGTCCACGCATTTTCGCGTCTGGGCGCCCGATCGGAGTCGTGTCGAGGTGGAAGTCGACAACGGTCAAACGACGATCACGCACGCGTTGCAATTAGACGAGACGGGGTACTTCACCGGCATTGTACCGGAGGCTGCTGCGAATGCCCGTTATCAGTACCGGCTCGACGGCGGATCGGTCCGCCCCGATCCAGCCTCGCGGTATCAACCCGAGGGCGTGCATGGGCCGTCGCAGATTATCAATCCCCGCGCATTCCCTTGGACCGATCAAAACTGGCCCGGCGTCGATAAACGAGATCTGGTCATCTATGAATTGCACATCGGCGCATTCACACAAGCAGGGGACTTTCAAGCGGCGACGGCACAACTGCCCGAATTGTCCGCGTTGGGAGTCACCGCTGTCGAGGTGATGCCGGTGGCGCAAACCCCCGGACAATGGAACTGGGGGTATGACGGCGTGAACCTCTTCGCCGTCCGCAACACGTACGGCGCGCCGGACGACTTTAAACATTTCATCGATGCCTGCCATGCGGCGGGAATGGCGGTGATCCTAGACGTGGTCTACAACCATGTCGGTCCTGAAGGAAATTATCTGACCGAGTTCGGTCCCTACGCTTCCACGAAACATCACACCCCTTGGGGGGATGCTTTTAACTATGATGAACCGGGCTCCGGGCCGGTGCGGCAGTTTGTGATCGACAATGCTCTGTTCTGGTTACAGGAGTATCATCTCGATGGGCTGCGGTTGGATGCGGCGCACTTTATCAAAGACGACAGCCGTCCGGCCATTGTTGATGAATTGCGCCGCGACGTGTCCCGTTTTGCTGAAACGGTTAACCGCACGATTCATCTGATCGCCGAGACGAACGTGTTTGATCAGGAGTCGTTGAATGACCAAGTCGACCGGTTGGCGTTCGACGGAGTCTGGTGCGATTGCCTGATGCACGCGATCTATGCACATGCGTTGCCCGATCTACGGATCGCTCATCGAGAATACCTCGCTGGCGATTTAGCCGAGGCGCTGCAACATGGGTTTGTCTATTTTGGTCGCGACGAAAAACGTATCGAGGCATCGCAACGCCAAGACCTGTCGCGCAATGCTCAAGGTAAGTCTTACATAGAGTCGTTCATCATCGGTTTGCAAACTCACGACTCCGTCGGCAATCACCCGCAGGGCCAACGGATTCATCAATTGACCTCCAAGGCATTTCAAAAAGCGGCGGCGGCGTTAACGCTGTTGTATCCCGGCATCCCGATCATCTTTATGGGCGAGGAATTCGCGATCGATGCGCCATTTCCATTTTTCGTCGACTTCGAAGATGCGACACTGAAACAAGCGGTCGATTCCGGACGGGCCCGTGAGTTTCCACAACACGTCTGGGGTGATTTTCTACTGCCATCGCAATCCGATACGTTTTATCAAGCCAAACACGATGTCCCCGACCGCCGCGACGAGGAGATGTTCGCCTGGTACCGTGATCTGATCGCACTGCGAAAACAAGGCCTCGCCGACGGCTGGCTATCCGCCGACCGCATGACGGCCGGTTATGATCCGCAGGCCGATATCTTTTTCCTACGATTTCGCCAAGATTCCGCAACAGAGATCATCGTGCAAACACGGCTCACGGGACCCTCCAAAAGTCCCGGCGAAGCCGTCACGATTCCGACGGAGGGCACTGTACTCTTATCGTCCGCAGAACTTCCGCAAACCGACGACAAAAACATCACACTACATCCCAACCAAGTCGTCATCAGCAAAAACTAG
- a CDS encoding amylosucrase, producing MIGLNDNGAPEGIEFKADLTLERLKPRLEEVWRNNEIDEAQRSEFERRLHAHWRPLFEILFRLYGSRYDFFFHIERILQTAAQAWSDRPVELRDLDRHRINEPDWFQSEKIVGGALYVDLFSDNLVKAREHVDYFQKLGLSYLHLMPLFAVRPGNNDGGYAISNYRSVDPRLGTIDDLRMLAADLRRAGISLVLDFVFNHTADDHGWARKAQAGDREYQEFYYLFPDRTVPEQYEATLREIFPTVRRGNFTWHDGMQQWVWTTFNSFQWDLNYGNPAVFRAMLEEMFFLANVGVDVLRLDAVAFIWKQMGTGCENLPEAHLLIQAFNHLARISTPSLLFKSEAIVHPDEVVKYISPQECQLSYNPTLMALLWESLATRQVGLIMQTLRHRHRLPEHTAWVNYLRCHDDIGWTFDDDDAAMIGINAYDHRQFLNQFYTGQFPGSFARGIPFQENIKTGDMRISGTMASLAGLEQAIEEDDEEKKELAIRRMILLHGVTLSIGGIPLLYLGEEWGMLNDYEFVTDPAKAGDSRWIHRPKMQWDYLEELNDHIESGNGSIRNHIFKSTQQLIALRKSLPALAGQNMELINTFNSHVLGYLRIFEGHRLIVLANFSEEVQCVEGNKLRTAGIGRFFEDVIEKKTFETSAPVELEPYQILWLKRV from the coding sequence ATGATCGGATTGAATGATAACGGCGCTCCCGAAGGGATTGAGTTCAAGGCCGATCTGACTTTGGAACGACTCAAGCCGCGGTTGGAGGAAGTCTGGCGGAACAACGAAATTGATGAGGCGCAGCGCAGTGAATTCGAGCGCCGCTTACACGCGCACTGGCGTCCGCTGTTTGAGATTTTGTTTCGCTTGTACGGTTCGCGGTACGACTTCTTTTTTCATATCGAGCGTATCCTGCAGACGGCGGCCCAGGCTTGGTCCGACCGTCCGGTGGAACTGCGCGATTTGGACCGCCACCGCATCAATGAACCGGATTGGTTTCAATCCGAGAAGATCGTCGGCGGTGCGCTGTATGTCGACCTGTTCAGCGACAATCTCGTCAAGGCCCGTGAGCACGTCGATTATTTTCAGAAATTGGGCCTCTCCTATCTGCACCTCATGCCGCTCTTCGCCGTGCGACCGGGCAACAATGATGGCGGTTATGCCATTAGCAATTATCGCTCTGTCGATCCGCGATTGGGGACGATCGATGACCTAAGGATGTTGGCCGCCGACCTCAGACGCGCCGGGATCAGTCTGGTCTTAGACTTCGTTTTTAATCATACGGCTGACGATCACGGTTGGGCAAGAAAAGCTCAAGCGGGGGATCGGGAATACCAAGAGTTCTATTACCTATTCCCTGACCGGACCGTACCCGAACAATACGAAGCGACGCTCCGTGAGATTTTTCCGACCGTAAGACGCGGAAATTTCACCTGGCATGATGGCATGCAGCAATGGGTCTGGACCACGTTCAACAGCTTTCAATGGGACCTGAATTACGGCAACCCCGCCGTGTTCCGGGCGATGTTGGAAGAGATGTTTTTCCTGGCCAATGTCGGCGTCGATGTCCTCAGGCTCGATGCGGTGGCCTTTATCTGGAAACAGATGGGGACTGGCTGTGAAAATTTGCCGGAAGCGCATCTATTGATCCAAGCCTTCAATCATTTGGCACGCATTTCGACGCCGAGTTTGTTGTTCAAATCCGAAGCGATCGTGCATCCGGATGAGGTCGTCAAATACATCAGCCCGCAGGAATGCCAACTCTCTTACAACCCCACGTTGATGGCTTTGCTCTGGGAGTCGTTGGCCACGCGGCAAGTGGGATTGATCATGCAAACATTGCGGCACCGGCACCGTTTGCCGGAACACACCGCCTGGGTCAATTACTTGCGCTGCCACGATGACATTGGCTGGACATTCGATGACGACGATGCGGCGATGATCGGAATCAATGCGTATGATCATCGACAATTTCTCAATCAGTTTTACACGGGACAATTCCCCGGTTCGTTTGCTCGCGGGATTCCTTTTCAAGAGAACATCAAAACCGGTGACATGCGGATTTCGGGAACGATGGCCTCGTTGGCCGGTTTAGAGCAGGCAATCGAAGAGGATGACGAGGAGAAAAAAGAATTGGCGATTCGTCGCATGATTCTGTTGCATGGCGTCACGCTCAGTATCGGGGGCATTCCTTTGCTCTATCTGGGCGAAGAATGGGGCATGCTCAACGATTACGAGTTCGTCACCGATCCCGCCAAGGCGGGCGACTCGCGCTGGATTCATCGGCCGAAAATGCAATGGGACTATCTGGAAGAATTGAACGACCATATCGAATCGGGCAACGGATCGATCCGTAATCACATTTTCAAATCGACACAACAGCTCATTGCCCTCCGCAAATCCTTGCCGGCCTTGGCGGGTCAAAATATGGAGTTGATCAACACGTTCAATTCGCATGTCCTGGGCTATTTGCGGATCTTTGAAGGGCATCGCCTGATTGTGCTGGCGAATTTCTCTGAAGAGGTGCAGTGCGTAGAAGGCAACAAACTCCGCACGGCTGGGATCGGGCGGTTTTTTGAAGATGTGATTGAAAAGAAAACATTTGAGACCTCCGCCCCGGTCGAATTGGAACCATACCAGATCCTGTGGTTAAAACGCGTTTGA
- a CDS encoding HAD-IIB family hydrolase, protein MSTELSNGSEPSVSDGVAFATSTRTEDLKITLISIHGLIRARNPELGRDADTGGQVKYVLELARELAEHPHVREVELLTRQILDPKLDDDYAQLEEPISENAKIVRIPCGPKRYLRKESLWPYLEMFIDQTLPHFKRTGLPDIIHGHYADAGLVGAQLARLLHIPFVFTGHSLGRVKRQRFSLGSVDEETLEKRFKFTTRIEAEEMALETASMVVTSTNQEVHQQYELYDHYVPDRMEVIPPGVDLTQFYPRDEKWSPGPIAEELSRFLREPDKPMILTVARPDERKNLEMLVKVYGESPQLQEHANLVLVLGTRDDVRELPKAQQTVIDNVLYLIDLYNLYGKVAYPKTHAPEDVPDLYRLAESTRGVFINPALTEPFGLTLLEAGATGLPIVATNDGGPRDIIANCCNGLLVDPLNREEIEHALLRTLTEPEEWSEWSSNGIEGTRKNYAWSNHAKRYLRDLDDIHKHSSSPTLMNRPMTRRLPEFDRLIITDLDNTLTGHEDSLAEFVDLIRENDHVGFGIATGRRLDSAQELVEKLGLPRPDLMDTDCGTQLHYGESLTPDKSWQKSIGYAWKPREIREVLDNLPGLFIQDESHQSDFKISYEVDFSISPTLASIKKSLREAGLRAKIVMSLGMYLDVIPVRGGSDLSMRHVLWKWGFAPEHVLVAGDSGNDAGMLLGRTLGVVVGNHSSELNRLKNLPRIYFAKAENAAGILEGIQYYNFLDKIVIPNDRIE, encoded by the coding sequence ATGTCCACGGAATTATCAAACGGTTCTGAACCTTCTGTTTCCGACGGCGTTGCTTTTGCAACCTCCACGCGAACCGAAGATTTGAAGATCACGTTGATCAGTATTCATGGCTTAATTCGAGCCCGCAATCCGGAATTGGGGCGCGACGCCGATACAGGGGGGCAGGTCAAATATGTACTGGAGTTGGCTCGCGAGCTGGCGGAACATCCCCACGTTCGTGAAGTCGAGTTGCTCACGCGGCAGATTTTAGATCCCAAACTCGACGACGACTACGCTCAATTAGAAGAGCCGATTTCAGAGAACGCGAAAATCGTCAGAATCCCGTGCGGTCCCAAACGCTATCTGCGCAAAGAGTCGTTGTGGCCTTATCTGGAAATGTTCATCGACCAGACGCTGCCGCACTTCAAGCGGACCGGATTGCCGGACATCATTCATGGGCACTATGCCGACGCCGGCTTGGTGGGTGCGCAATTGGCTCGATTACTGCACATTCCTTTTGTGTTCACCGGCCACTCGTTGGGACGCGTCAAACGTCAACGATTTTCGCTGGGAAGCGTGGATGAGGAAACGCTGGAAAAACGGTTCAAATTTACCACACGCATCGAAGCCGAAGAAATGGCGCTCGAGACGGCGTCGATGGTGGTCACTAGCACGAACCAAGAGGTGCATCAACAGTACGAACTCTACGACCACTACGTGCCGGATCGGATGGAGGTGATCCCCCCCGGCGTTGATCTCACGCAGTTTTATCCCCGCGATGAGAAATGGAGCCCCGGTCCGATTGCCGAGGAATTAAGCCGCTTCCTCCGCGAGCCTGATAAGCCCATGATCCTGACGGTGGCTCGGCCGGATGAGCGAAAAAACTTGGAGATGCTGGTCAAGGTCTACGGTGAAAGTCCGCAATTGCAGGAGCATGCCAATCTGGTACTCGTGCTGGGGACCCGCGACGACGTTCGCGAACTGCCCAAAGCTCAGCAGACAGTGATCGACAATGTGCTGTACCTCATCGACCTGTACAACCTTTACGGAAAAGTTGCTTATCCGAAAACCCATGCTCCCGAAGATGTGCCCGATTTATATCGTTTGGCTGAGTCGACGCGGGGAGTCTTCATCAATCCGGCACTGACCGAGCCATTCGGTTTGACGTTACTCGAGGCGGGGGCTACCGGATTGCCGATTGTGGCTACAAATGACGGCGGTCCGCGGGACATTATTGCGAATTGTTGCAACGGCTTGTTGGTCGATCCATTAAACCGCGAGGAGATTGAGCATGCGTTATTGCGGACGCTGACCGAACCGGAGGAATGGTCGGAGTGGTCGTCCAATGGGATCGAAGGCACGCGTAAGAATTATGCCTGGAGTAACCATGCGAAGCGATATTTGCGGGATCTTGATGATATTCATAAGCACTCCTCCTCCCCAACGCTCATGAACCGGCCGATGACGCGCCGGTTACCGGAATTTGACCGGTTGATCATTACCGATTTGGACAATACACTGACCGGCCATGAGGACTCGTTGGCGGAATTTGTCGACTTGATCCGAGAGAACGATCATGTCGGTTTTGGTATCGCCACAGGGCGTCGATTGGACAGCGCCCAAGAGTTGGTGGAAAAACTGGGGTTGCCGCGTCCCGACCTAATGGATACTGATTGCGGCACGCAATTACATTACGGAGAAAGCCTGACCCCGGATAAAAGTTGGCAAAAGTCCATTGGATACGCTTGGAAACCTCGCGAAATACGCGAAGTACTGGACAATCTGCCTGGACTGTTCATCCAAGACGAAAGCCACCAGTCGGATTTCAAAATCAGTTATGAAGTTGATTTCAGTATCTCGCCGACTTTGGCTTCCATTAAAAAAAGTCTGCGCGAAGCGGGCTTGCGTGCTAAAATAGTCATGTCGTTGGGAATGTACCTTGATGTGATCCCGGTCCGCGGCGGCAGCGACTTATCAATGCGGCACGTGCTGTGGAAGTGGGGCTTCGCTCCGGAGCATGTGTTGGTGGCCGGTGATTCCGGCAACGACGCCGGCATGTTGTTGGGGCGAACGTTGGGCGTTGTTGTAGGCAATCACAGCAGCGAATTGAATCGACTGAAAAATCTTCCTCGAATTTATTTCGCGAAGGCCGAAAACGCGGCCGGAATCCTCGAGGGTATACAATACTACAACTTTTTGGACAAAATCGTCATTCCCAATGATCGGATTGAATGA
- a CDS encoding DUF4301 family protein produces the protein MSFTDADQEFWRQYGVSLDEVQRQQAQMVNRPPAPELVRPCTTGDGIEQLPADVHSELIATHRAAVDAGRWLKFVPASGAATRMFAVTSDEDKQRFREALEQFAFADDVQQWFTEQGIDLNDQSSTPHDDVVVNAVISSPGLDFGRLPKGLVKFHQYPDQARTPFEEHLLEAEAGFGAEGKPLKAHFTVGADHVDLFADQLRKFAAARENTPLDVGFSVQHPSTDTIALDDDGELLRDEQGQPVMRPGGHGALVENLHEVQGDLVFIKNIDNVGHAHAQDASVKWMQVLGGYLVRLQAAIHQHLRALETGDAAAVTAAADFVKVTFPNSLQSQTTDQQALRAALIAQLRRPLRVCGMVENVGEPGGGPFWVQKPDGTISAEIVESAEVDGENSEQQAIFGKATHFNPVFIAAAVRDENGKPFDLRNFVDHDRAIITRKRVGEKFATVLERPGLWNGTMSGWNTVFVEVPIDVFSPVKTVFDLLRKEHQPSGDHGGSAKS, from the coding sequence ATGTCGTTTACTGATGCCGACCAGGAATTCTGGCGGCAATATGGTGTGAGTCTTGATGAGGTACAACGGCAACAGGCACAAATGGTGAACCGGCCACCGGCGCCTGAATTAGTCCGACCATGTACGACCGGCGATGGGATTGAGCAGTTGCCTGCGGATGTGCACAGCGAGTTAATCGCGACGCACCGCGCAGCGGTCGACGCGGGACGGTGGTTGAAGTTTGTCCCCGCTTCCGGGGCGGCGACACGCATGTTTGCGGTGACCTCGGATGAGGACAAGCAGCGGTTTCGCGAGGCGTTGGAACAGTTTGCATTCGCCGACGATGTGCAACAGTGGTTCACTGAGCAAGGCATTGACCTCAACGATCAGTCATCCACTCCCCACGACGATGTGGTGGTGAATGCTGTCATCTCCTCCCCCGGTCTTGATTTCGGACGGCTTCCCAAAGGTTTGGTGAAGTTCCATCAGTATCCCGACCAGGCGCGGACGCCCTTTGAAGAGCATCTGTTGGAAGCAGAAGCAGGATTCGGAGCGGAAGGGAAACCGCTGAAGGCGCATTTTACCGTCGGTGCAGACCACGTCGATTTGTTTGCCGATCAGTTGCGGAAATTTGCTGCTGCACGCGAAAACACTCCACTCGATGTTGGGTTTTCTGTGCAACATCCATCGACCGACACGATTGCTTTGGATGATGATGGAGAACTGTTGCGCGATGAGCAGGGGCAACCGGTCATGCGTCCGGGCGGACATGGAGCGTTGGTTGAGAATCTGCATGAGGTTCAAGGCGACTTGGTTTTTATCAAAAACATCGACAATGTCGGCCACGCCCATGCACAAGACGCTTCCGTCAAATGGATGCAGGTATTAGGCGGATATCTCGTCCGTCTGCAAGCTGCAATTCACCAACATCTGCGGGCGCTCGAAACGGGAGACGCTGCCGCTGTGACTGCTGCCGCCGATTTTGTGAAGGTCACATTTCCGAATTCCCTGCAATCACAAACCACTGACCAACAAGCTTTGCGTGCAGCGCTCATCGCACAATTGCGACGTCCGCTGCGTGTGTGTGGTATGGTCGAGAATGTCGGGGAGCCGGGCGGGGGGCCGTTTTGGGTTCAGAAACCGGATGGCACCATTTCAGCGGAGATCGTCGAGTCGGCTGAAGTTGATGGGGAGAACTCCGAGCAACAGGCGATTTTTGGCAAAGCGACCCACTTCAATCCGGTGTTCATCGCCGCAGCAGTACGGGATGAAAACGGCAAGCCATTCGATCTACGGAACTTTGTGGATCATGATCGAGCGATCATCACGCGCAAGCGGGTGGGAGAGAAATTTGCTACGGTCTTGGAACGGCCGGGGCTGTGGAACGGGACGATGTCGGGTTGGAATACGGTATTCGTTGAAGTTCCCATTGACGTATTTTCTCCGGTCAAGACGGTGTTCGACTTACTGAGAAAGGAACATCAGCCGTCCGGTGATCACGGAGGATCCGCAAAATCCTAA
- a CDS encoding formate/nitrite transporter family protein, with protein MAEEPGKILLPDGTVASEEEETTTERGKDRSWEEGQYIPVIIKRSDEVRRHPDDSLEHAIDDGLEQLKRPAVSLFLSAIAAGLTVGFSAMAVAIVTQAVAPLESTLLTRIATAVVYPLGFVLCVMSGAQLYTEHTATAVYPLLDRQATFKMLLRLWVIVIAGNLFGAAASASLLTMTETVIQAKAGYVAIGHHLVEFDAFSLIVSALLAGWLMALGAWLVISTRIGFSQMVSIYVVTFLIGLGGLHHSIAGSAEMFTALFISDEFTLRQTMRFIGLALFGNLIGGSLFVGVLNYAHIRKTQPASEESSIKTEDS; from the coding sequence ATGGCTGAGGAACCGGGCAAGATTTTACTCCCTGACGGCACCGTCGCGAGTGAAGAAGAAGAAACGACCACCGAGCGAGGAAAGGATCGCAGCTGGGAAGAGGGCCAATACATTCCCGTGATCATCAAACGCAGCGACGAAGTCCGTCGGCACCCCGATGATTCGTTGGAACATGCGATCGACGACGGTCTGGAACAACTGAAACGACCGGCCGTTTCGCTGTTCTTGTCAGCCATTGCGGCAGGCTTAACCGTCGGCTTTTCTGCGATGGCCGTAGCGATTGTCACGCAGGCCGTTGCCCCACTGGAATCAACCTTGCTGACGCGAATCGCCACGGCAGTTGTGTATCCACTGGGATTTGTTTTGTGTGTCATGAGCGGAGCTCAGCTCTACACCGAACACACCGCCACAGCCGTCTATCCGCTGCTCGACCGCCAAGCAACTTTTAAGATGCTGCTCCGATTGTGGGTCATTGTGATTGCCGGCAATCTCTTTGGAGCGGCGGCAAGTGCGTCTTTGTTAACAATGACTGAAACGGTCATTCAAGCCAAGGCGGGTTACGTGGCGATCGGACACCATTTGGTGGAGTTCGACGCCTTTTCGCTCATTGTCAGCGCACTACTCGCCGGTTGGTTGATGGCCCTCGGCGCTTGGCTGGTGATCTCCACAAGAATCGGCTTTAGCCAGATGGTTTCGATCTACGTGGTGACGTTCCTCATTGGATTGGGAGGACTACACCACTCCATCGCCGGCTCCGCCGAGATGTTCACAGCACTGTTCATCAGCGACGAATTCACACTCCGGCAGACGATGCGTTTCATTGGCCTGGCGCTGTTCGGAAACCTAATCGGGGGCAGCCTGTTTGTCGGAGTGCTGAACTACGCCCACATCCGCAAAACGCAACCCGCCAGCGAAGAGTCATCCATCAAGACTGAGGATTCGTAA
- a CDS encoding PP2C family protein-serine/threonine phosphatase → MMNLSKMDCFAMTDRGQRRAENDDQYLVADLVKAVRIQSTSLSYDDHSRVSGDSQGKVLLVADGLGSPAAGSRASTLAVDETINCMVNRMYWSAFGHPAERDDQRLLFADLVTALKSCQRRIHDEAEWNVAKQGMGTTLTVAIVNWPALHVVHVGDSRCYLSHDNELQQITQDHTLAGARAEARECTISEAQESSGGGMLWNVVGGKSPDIDPKVYNSSLSIGDTLLLCTDGLHQHVTDDEIADILQKRNSARQICEDLVNKANAAGGADNITVAVARFHDTKQKPLKQDQEVVQETGTVDFGGAAKLDPAPQAATIPVATPGKVVPR, encoded by the coding sequence ATGATGAATCTCAGCAAAATGGATTGCTTTGCCATGACTGATCGGGGCCAACGGCGGGCCGAGAACGATGATCAGTATCTGGTCGCCGATTTGGTCAAAGCTGTGCGAATTCAGTCGACCTCACTAAGTTATGATGATCATTCTCGAGTCTCGGGCGATTCGCAGGGAAAAGTTCTGCTAGTGGCCGATGGTTTGGGAAGTCCCGCAGCGGGTAGCCGGGCGAGCACGTTAGCCGTTGATGAGACTATCAACTGCATGGTCAATCGCATGTACTGGTCCGCCTTCGGCCATCCTGCCGAACGTGATGATCAACGTTTGCTCTTCGCTGATTTGGTCACGGCGCTTAAATCATGTCAGCGACGTATTCACGATGAAGCGGAATGGAACGTGGCGAAGCAGGGGATGGGAACGACGCTGACCGTTGCAATCGTCAACTGGCCCGCATTGCATGTGGTGCATGTGGGGGATAGCCGTTGCTATCTCAGCCATGACAATGAATTGCAGCAGATCACCCAAGATCACACCTTAGCAGGAGCGCGCGCTGAAGCCAGGGAGTGTACAATCTCTGAGGCTCAGGAGTCATCTGGCGGAGGGATGCTGTGGAATGTCGTGGGGGGGAAGTCACCGGACATCGATCCCAAGGTTTACAATTCCAGTTTGTCCATCGGCGACACGTTGCTGCTTTGCACCGATGGTTTGCACCAGCATGTGACGGATGACGAGATTGCCGACATCCTGCAGAAGCGGAATTCTGCGCGGCAAATATGCGAAGACTTGGTAAACAAAGCCAATGCCGCCGGTGGAGCAGACAACATTACCGTTGCGGTCGCGCGTTTTCATGATACAAAACAGAAACCGTTGAAACAGGATCAGGAAGTCGTACAGGAGACGGGGACTGTGGATTTCGGTGGCGCGGCGAAATTGGATCCGGCCCCTCAGGCTGCCACGATTCCAGTCGCCACTCCCGGCAAAGTTGTGCCCCGTTAA